One stretch of Opisthocomus hoazin isolate bOpiHoa1 chromosome 18, bOpiHoa1.hap1, whole genome shotgun sequence DNA includes these proteins:
- the MOCS3 gene encoding adenylyltransferase and sulfurtransferase MOCS3, whose product MEGSAEAARLSAEIGQRERELRGLRERLAAVLAGGAAGGAAAAEEDASAFPGELPPLPAQASLSPADILRYSRQLVLPELGVRGQLRLARCSVLVVGCGGLGCPLAQYLAAAGVGRLGLVDHDVVETSNLHRQVLHGEAGRGLPKAASAAAALRLLNSAVQYVPYCGALSPRTALGLVRQYDIVADCSDNVPTRYLVNDACVLAGKPLVSGSALRLEGQLVVYNYQGGPCYRCLFPKPPPPETVTNCADGGVLGVVPGIVGCMQALEVLKIASGMGSSFNQFMLMFDAREGRFRNIKLRPKKPDCAVCGDNPSVTCLQDYEAFCGSSATDKCRTLHLLPSKDRVSVEEYKKLLDEQVPHVLLDVRPQVEVDICRLVHAVHIPLSKLEEKDEEYLEYLGKRICEEKQGTNSQSSFPVYVVCKLGNDSQKAVRILQELPVKEFRSVLAKDIKGGLMAWASKIDPMFPQY is encoded by the coding sequence ATGGAGGGCAGTGCGGAGGCGGCGCGGCTGAGCGCCGAGATCGGCCAGCGGGAGCGGGAGTTGCGCGGCTTACGGGAGCGGCTGGCCGCCGTCctggcggggggggccgcggggggcgcggcggccgcAGAGGAGGATGCCTCCGCCTTTCCCGGCGAGCTCCCGCCTCTGCCCGCGCAGGCCTCGCTGAGCCCCGCCGACATCCTGCGGTACAGCCGGCAGCTGGTGCTGCCGGAGCTGGGCGTGCGGGGGCAGCTGCGCCTGGCCCGCTGCTCCGTGCTGGTGGTGGGCTGCGGCGGCCTGGGCTGCCCCCTGGCCCAGTACCTGGCCGCGGCCGGCGTCGGCCGCCTGGGCCTGGTGGACCACGACGTGGTGGAGACGAGCAACCTGCACCGGCAGGTGCTGCACGGGGAGGCCGGCCGAGGGCTGCCCAAGGCCGCGTCCGCCGCGGCGGCCCTGCGGCTGCTCAATTCCGCCGTGCAGTACGTGCCCTACTGCGGGGCGCTGAGCCCCCgcactgccctggggctggtccggCAGTACGACATCGTGGCCGACTGCTCCGACAACGTCCCCACCAGGTACTTGGTGAACGACGCCTGCGTCCTGGCTGGGAAGCCGCTGGTGTCCGGCAGTGCCCTCCGGCTGGAGGGGCAGCTGGTCGTGTACAACTACCAGGGAGGGCCCTGCTACCGGTGTCTCTTCCCCAAGCCCCCTCCACCAGAGACGGTGACCAACTGCGCGGACGGGGGAGTGCTAGGTGTCGTGCCGGGCATTGTGGGGTGCATGCAGGCCTTGGAAGTGCTGAAGATTGCTTCGGGAATGGGTTCCTCCTTCAATCAGTTCATGCTGATGTTTGATGCCCGCGAAGGGAGATTTCGCAACATCAAGTTAAGACCGAAGAAACCGGACTGTGCTGTTTGTGGTGACAATCCATCTGTCACCTGCCTTCAGGATTATGAGGCATTTTGTGGTTCTTCTGCAACAGACAAGTGTAGGACTTTACATCTGCTGCCCAGTAAAGACAGGGTATCTGTAGAGGAATACAAAAAACTGTTGGATGAGCAAGTTCCTCATGTATTGTTAGATGTTCGTCCGCAGGTAGAAGTGGATATCTGTCGCCTGGTACATGCTGTCCACATTCCTTTGAgtaaattagaagaaaaagatgaagaatATCTGGAATATTTAGGAAAAAGAATTTGTGAAGAAAAGCAGGGAACTAACAGCCAATCATCTTTTCCTGTATATGTTGTTTGCAAATTGGGAAATGACTCCCAGAAGGCTGTCAGAATTCTGCAGGAGTTGCCTGTCAAAGAATTTCGTTCTGTGTTAGCTAAGGATATTAAAGGGGGACTCATGGCTTGGGCCAGTAAAATTGACCCAATGTTTCCTCAGTATTAG
- the DPM1 gene encoding dolichol-phosphate mannosyltransferase subunit 1, whose product MVAGDKFSVLLPTYNERENLPLVVWLLARTFRESGYDFEIIIIDDGSPDGTQEIAEQLEKIYGSDKILLRPRARKLGLGTAYIHGMKHATGNFIVIMDADLSHHPKFIPEFIRKQKEGNFDIVSGTRYKGNGGVYGWDLKRKLISRGANFITQVLLRPGASDLTGSFRLYRKEVLQKLMEKCVSKGYVFQMEMIVRARQLGYTIGEVPISFVDRVYGESKLGGNEIVSFLKGLLTLFATT is encoded by the exons ATGGTGGCGGGCGACAAGTTCTCGGTGCTGCTGCCCACCTACAACGAGCGAGAGAATCTGCCCCTTGTCGTCTGGCTCCTGGCGCGCACCTTCCGCGAGAG TGGATACGATTTCGAGATTATCATCATTGATGATGGAAGCCCGGATGGGACACAGGAGATTGCTGAGCAATTGGAGAAGATCTATGGATCAGATAAAATA CTTCTAAGACCCAGAGCAAGAAAGTTGGGCCTTG GCACTGCTTATATTCATGGAATGAAGCATGCCACTGGGAATTTTATTGTTATCATGGATGCTGACCTCTCTCACCAT CCAAAATTTATTCCAGAGTTTATCAG aaagcagaaagaaggcaATTTTGATATTGTATCTGGAACAAGATATAAAGGAAATGGAGGAGTATATGGCTGGGATTTGAAAAGAAAGTTAATCAG TCGTGGTGCCAATTTTATAACTCAGGTTTTGCTGAGACCAGGTGCATCAGACTTAACAGGAAGTTTCAG GTTATACAGAAAAGAAGTCTTACAGAAACTAATGGAAAAATGTGTTTCTAAAGGATACGTCTTCCAGATGGAGATGATTGTTCGGGCTAGACAGTTAGGATACACAATTGGAGAG GTTCCTATTTCATTTGTGGACCGTGTCTATGGAGAATCTAAGCTGGGAGGCAATGAAATAGTCTCCTTCTTAAAGGGACTCTTGACCTTGTTTGCTACAACGTGA